From one Gracilibacillus salinarum genomic stretch:
- a CDS encoding response regulator, whose translation MTKHTVVVAESQTLFRDMITNFVEDMDEFQVIGTLKNGQEVLDFIDEKEIRPFLVLLDIHMPVLDGLQCAKKLKELYPNIKVVLLSAYDDEESIETVLAVSADGYILKSSGLDEFKDTLRFIIDGKFVAPQKLVQYFSQRLESLLKIERESSLHYIKERFSHNKDLNNRELEIIQLMKKGWTNRMIADQLGISEGTVKNYLSIIYKKLNIKNRVELLQMLSDMTG comes from the coding sequence ATGACAAAACATACGGTAGTGGTCGCAGAATCTCAGACGCTTTTTCGTGATATGATCACAAATTTTGTAGAGGACATGGATGAATTTCAGGTAATCGGGACGTTAAAGAACGGGCAGGAAGTGCTTGATTTTATTGATGAAAAAGAAATTCGTCCATTTTTAGTCTTATTGGATATTCACATGCCTGTGCTGGATGGCTTGCAATGCGCAAAGAAATTAAAAGAACTGTATCCTAATATAAAAGTAGTGTTGTTATCGGCGTATGACGACGAAGAATCGATTGAAACAGTCCTAGCTGTATCAGCTGATGGCTATATATTAAAAAGTTCCGGCCTGGATGAGTTCAAGGATACATTACGATTCATAATCGATGGTAAATTTGTAGCTCCTCAAAAACTGGTGCAATATTTCTCACAACGGTTGGAATCTTTATTAAAGATTGAGAGAGAAAGTTCGTTGCATTATATTAAAGAACGTTTCAGTCATAATAAAGATTTGAACAATCGAGAACTAGAGATCATTCAATTAATGAAAAAAGGCTGGACGAACCGAATGATTGCGGATCAACTGGGTATTAGTGAAGGGACCGTCAAAAACTATTTGTCCATTATTTATAAGAAATTAAATATTAAGAATCGAGTGGAGCTCTTGCAAATGCTCTCTGATATGACAGGTTAA
- a CDS encoding helix-turn-helix domain-containing protein, with amino-acid sequence MKIGFCGYSYHDQRFYTSHHSRYNSYLFRLQTEGQAQVLVHQHTQNVEKGDLLIIKPGEEYQLHVESGQQSGDFNLYCEGEWIDARFKQAPTLTNIIVDDAVLDLWHHLIIEERRPEKERNSELTNYLVSALCVALERAIDKRSDPLYRPYVVTRMMRFIEENATKQGLKVEDIADHCNLSISRSVHLFKEHIGKTMIEYAQSIRVSAAINQMKYTTMTLENIAQNCGFGSYSYFHRVFKKHYQLSPRAYRDKM; translated from the coding sequence ATGAAAATTGGATTTTGTGGATATTCGTATCATGATCAGCGCTTTTACACTTCCCATCATTCCCGCTATAACTCCTATTTGTTTCGATTGCAGACGGAAGGACAGGCGCAAGTACTTGTCCATCAACATACACAAAATGTTGAAAAAGGAGATTTATTAATTATTAAACCAGGGGAAGAATACCAGCTTCATGTCGAATCTGGTCAGCAAAGCGGGGACTTTAATTTATACTGTGAAGGTGAGTGGATAGATGCCCGTTTTAAGCAAGCACCTACTCTAACCAATATAATAGTAGATGATGCAGTGCTTGACCTTTGGCATCACCTGATTATTGAAGAAAGAAGGCCTGAAAAAGAAAGAAACAGCGAACTTACCAATTATTTGGTCAGTGCACTGTGTGTCGCCTTAGAAAGGGCAATAGATAAACGGTCTGATCCGTTATACCGGCCATATGTTGTAACGAGAATGATGCGTTTCATTGAAGAAAACGCAACTAAACAAGGATTAAAAGTAGAAGATATTGCTGATCATTGTAACTTGAGTATTTCAAGAAGTGTTCACCTATTCAAAGAACATATCGGAAAAACGATGATCGAATACGCACAATCGATTCGAGTGTCTGCGGCTATAAACCAGATGAAATACACGACAATGACCCTCGAAAACATTGCACAAAATTGTGGATTTGGCTCGTATTCTTATTTTCATCGAGTGTTTAAAAAGCATTACCAACTATCTCCACGTGCATATCGCGATAAAATGTAA